In Ensifer canadensis, a genomic segment contains:
- a CDS encoding helix-turn-helix transcriptional regulator, which translates to MRKASRLFEIIQILRLARKPVTAAEMAETLEVTPRSIYRDIAALQAMRVPIEGGRGIGYILRPGFDLPPLMFSIEETEAIVLALALLARTGDEELRAAAGRVNQKITGAVPEPLRLALRSQALHAWGTVAPSPTGVDLALVRRAIRDERKLGIDYRDELGRATERTIRPVALIYYSETANIVAWCELRQAIRNFRADRVEHCEATDDFFPGEGEGLRDLWISGWRPQPGGA; encoded by the coding sequence ATGCGCAAGGCCTCGCGCCTGTTCGAGATTATCCAGATCCTGCGGCTGGCCCGAAAGCCGGTGACCGCCGCTGAAATGGCCGAGACGCTGGAGGTGACGCCGCGCTCGATCTATCGCGATATCGCCGCCCTACAGGCCATGCGCGTGCCGATCGAAGGTGGTCGCGGCATCGGTTATATCCTGCGCCCCGGCTTCGACCTGCCGCCGCTGATGTTCTCGATCGAGGAAACCGAGGCGATCGTACTGGCGCTGGCGCTGCTGGCGCGCACCGGAGACGAGGAGCTGAGGGCGGCAGCCGGCCGCGTCAATCAGAAGATCACAGGTGCTGTGCCAGAACCGCTGCGGCTTGCGCTTCGCTCACAGGCGCTGCATGCCTGGGGAACGGTGGCACCCTCACCTACCGGCGTCGATCTGGCACTGGTGCGTCGCGCGATCCGCGACGAACGCAAGCTCGGCATCGACTATCGCGACGAACTCGGCCGCGCCACCGAGCGGACGATCCGGCCGGTCGCGTTGATCTACTATTCCGAAACCGCCAATATCGTCGCCTGGTGCGAGCTGCGTCAGGCGATCCGCAACTTCCGCGCCGATCGGGTCGAACATTGCGAAGCGACCGACGACTTCTTTCCAGGCGAAGGCGAAGGCCTGCGGGACCTCTGGATCAGCGGCTGGCGGCCACAACCAGGCGGGGCATGA
- a CDS encoding cytochrome c: MGRRIRKLVSGLVILGLVGGAAFWWLTKPAPWAAAHWEGLGEPDLTNGEQIFWAGGCVSCHAKRGSEGDARLVLAGGPPLKSPFGTFHAPNISPDEAAGIGGWTLAEFGNAMTRGVGRNGEHLYPSFPYASYIRMTPKDVNDLWGYIKTLPKASDVAPDHELPFPYNMRLALGGWKLLFLTDTPRVTIDAADPKLTRGQYLVEGPGHCGECHTPRNALGGFEPAQWLAGAPNPEGKGRIPDITPGSKSIGGWSASDIASYLETGFTPEFDSVGGSMVEVQKNMAKLTAADREAIAAYLKAVPAL, from the coding sequence ATGGGCCGACGGATTAGAAAGCTGGTCTCGGGTCTCGTGATTCTGGGCCTTGTCGGCGGTGCGGCCTTTTGGTGGCTGACCAAGCCCGCGCCCTGGGCGGCGGCTCATTGGGAGGGTCTCGGAGAGCCAGATCTGACCAATGGCGAGCAGATTTTCTGGGCCGGCGGCTGCGTCAGCTGCCATGCAAAGCGCGGCAGCGAGGGTGACGCCCGGCTGGTTCTTGCCGGCGGGCCGCCGCTAAAAAGCCCATTTGGCACCTTCCACGCGCCGAATATCTCGCCTGACGAAGCGGCCGGTATCGGCGGATGGACGCTTGCGGAATTCGGCAACGCCATGACGCGGGGCGTCGGTCGAAACGGCGAACATCTCTATCCGTCCTTCCCCTACGCCTCCTACATCAGGATGACGCCGAAGGATGTCAACGACCTCTGGGGCTACATCAAGACGCTGCCGAAGGCGAGCGACGTTGCGCCGGACCACGAGCTGCCGTTCCCCTATAATATGCGGTTGGCGCTCGGCGGCTGGAAGCTGCTGTTCCTCACCGACACCCCACGCGTGACCATCGATGCCGCCGATCCGAAGCTGACGCGCGGCCAATATCTGGTCGAAGGGCCGGGTCATTGTGGCGAGTGCCATACGCCACGAAACGCGCTTGGTGGCTTCGAGCCGGCCCAGTGGCTGGCTGGCGCGCCGAACCCGGAAGGTAAGGGACGCATCCCCGACATCACGCCGGGCTCGAAGAGCATCGGCGGCTGGAGCGCCTCCGACATCGCCTCCTATCTCGAAACCGGTTTCACGCCGGAATTCGATTCCGTTGGTGGCTCCATGGTCGAAGTCCAGAAGAATATGGCGAAGTTGACCGCTGCCGACCGCGAGGCGATTGCCGCCTATCTCAAGGCCGTTCCCGCACTCTGA
- a CDS encoding MerR family transcriptional regulator — protein sequence MYSIGDLSRRTGVKIPTIRYYEQMGLIAAPERSEGNQRRYEKRELERLAFVRHARDLGLSIESIRDLLALSQHPERPCGEADRIAREHLITVREKIAQLQKLERELERIVACNGDHTIGDCYVIRALADHSMCDSDH from the coding sequence ATGTATTCGATCGGCGATCTCTCCCGCCGCACGGGCGTAAAAATTCCGACAATCCGCTACTACGAGCAGATGGGGTTGATTGCGGCCCCGGAACGCTCCGAAGGCAACCAGCGGCGCTACGAGAAACGCGAACTCGAACGTCTCGCCTTCGTCCGCCATGCACGCGATCTGGGGCTTTCGATCGAATCGATCCGCGATCTGCTGGCCTTGAGCCAGCATCCGGAGCGCCCCTGCGGCGAAGCAGACCGTATCGCCAGGGAACACCTGATCACCGTGCGGGAGAAAATCGCCCAGTTGCAGAAACTGGAACGCGAGCTCGAGCGCATCGTCGCCTGCAACGGCGACCACACGATCGGCGATTGCTACGTCATCCGTGCGCTTGCAGACCATTCCATGTGCGACAGCGACCATTGA
- a CDS encoding LysE family translocator, producing the protein MSYTENLWLFFTLLFGIIIVPGMDMIFVLANSLTGGRASGLSATAGIMAGGVLHTLYAALGVSVILHLVPQLFNVLLIGGAAYIAWIGYSLIRSSITIGGIDGAARLSRWASFRQGALTSLMNPKAYLFMLAVYPQFLKPQFGPVWSQAAVMALMIATTQLAVYGGLALAAGRGRDFLVGSPGATVLIGRIAGVVLVLVAAFTVWQGWAGGR; encoded by the coding sequence ATGAGCTATACGGAAAATCTCTGGCTTTTCTTCACCCTTCTCTTCGGCATCATCATCGTGCCGGGCATGGATATGATCTTCGTGCTGGCGAATTCGCTGACCGGGGGGCGAGCCTCCGGCCTGTCGGCGACGGCCGGTATCATGGCGGGCGGTGTCCTTCACACCCTCTACGCGGCGCTCGGGGTCAGCGTCATCCTTCATCTGGTGCCGCAACTGTTCAACGTGCTGCTCATCGGCGGTGCCGCCTATATCGCCTGGATCGGCTATTCCCTCATCCGCAGTTCCATCACCATCGGCGGTATCGACGGCGCCGCGCGGCTGTCGCGCTGGGCGAGCTTTCGTCAGGGCGCACTCACCAGCCTGATGAACCCGAAGGCCTATCTCTTCATGCTGGCGGTCTATCCGCAGTTTCTCAAACCCCAATTCGGGCCGGTATGGTCGCAGGCGGCGGTCATGGCGTTGATGATCGCCACCACCCAGCTTGCCGTCTATGGCGGCTTGGCGCTCGCCGCCGGTCGCGGCCGCGACTTTCTCGTCGGCAGCCCCGGTGCGACGGTTCTGATCGGCCGTATCGCCGGCGTTGTTCTGGTGCTGGTCGCAGCTTTCACCGTCTGGCAGGGCTGGGCCGGCGGACGGTAG
- a CDS encoding c-type cytochrome — translation MKIRALMLAAALAGLGVTAVTAADEPQAVRQALMKKVGQAAGALGGIAKGEKPYDAEIVKASLTTISESVKVFPDHFPAGSETGLETEASPKIWENMDDFKAKAAKLGSDTDAVLAQLPADQAGVGAALGMLGKDCGSCHETYRLKKD, via the coding sequence ATGAAGATACGCGCTCTAATGCTTGCGGCCGCCCTCGCTGGGCTTGGCGTTACCGCCGTGACCGCGGCTGACGAACCGCAGGCGGTTCGTCAGGCCCTGATGAAGAAGGTTGGTCAGGCTGCTGGTGCGCTCGGTGGTATCGCCAAGGGCGAAAAGCCTTATGACGCTGAGATCGTCAAGGCGTCGCTGACGACCATCTCCGAGTCGGTCAAGGTCTTCCCGGACCATTTCCCGGCCGGTTCCGAAACCGGTTTGGAGACGGAAGCAAGCCCGAAGATCTGGGAGAACATGGACGATTTCAAAGCCAAGGCGGCCAAGCTTGGTTCTGACACCGACGCCGTGCTCGCCCAGCTTCCGGCCGATCAGGCTGGCGTCGGTGCGGCACTCGGCATGCTCGGCAAGGATTGCGGCAGCTGTCATGAGACCTATCGCCTGAAGAAGGACTGA
- a CDS encoding nitroreductase family protein, with protein sequence MRAHETVPYDQWIERSPEEMAARAAEFYEDINRRRTTRSFSERPVPSAVIETCLLAAGTAPSGANHQPWHFAVIESPGIKAKVREAAEEEERVFYQQKAPQEWLDALAPLGTDEDKPFLETAPYLIAIFSQKRGGPNPGDTKKNYYINESVGIATGILIAALHHAGLATLTHTPAPMNFLNEICGRPDSEKPFLILVVGYPAPDATVPVAGKVKKPLEQISTWL encoded by the coding sequence ATGCGTGCTCATGAAACCGTGCCCTACGACCAATGGATCGAGCGCAGCCCCGAGGAGATGGCAGCGCGTGCGGCTGAATTCTACGAGGACATCAACCGCCGCCGCACCACGCGCTCCTTCAGCGAAAGGCCGGTGCCGAGCGCGGTGATCGAGACCTGTCTGCTGGCAGCCGGCACCGCCCCGAGCGGCGCGAACCACCAGCCCTGGCATTTCGCGGTCATCGAAAGCCCTGGCATCAAGGCGAAGGTGCGTGAAGCCGCCGAAGAGGAGGAGCGCGTCTTCTATCAGCAGAAGGCCCCGCAGGAGTGGCTCGACGCGCTGGCGCCGCTTGGCACCGATGAGGACAAGCCGTTTCTGGAGACGGCGCCCTACCTGATTGCCATCTTCTCGCAGAAGCGTGGTGGCCCCAATCCGGGCGACACGAAGAAGAACTACTACATCAACGAAAGCGTCGGCATTGCCACCGGCATTCTGATCGCGGCGCTGCACCATGCCGGGCTCGCGACACTGACCCATACGCCGGCGCCGATGAATTTTCTCAACGAAATCTGCGGACGGCCGGACAGCGAAAAGCCGTTTCTGATCCTGGTGGTCGGTTACCCCGCGCCCGACGCGACCGTGCCGGTGGCCGGCAAGGTGAAGAAGCCGCTTGAGCAGATATCGACCTGGTTGTGA
- a CDS encoding metallophosphoesterase — protein MHADTSPLLRFGVIADPQYAAVEPNLVLGRYYANSLTKLAEAIETFNAEDLAFVVTLGDIIDRGWQSFDAILPLYDKLRHPKHFLLGNHDFGVDPEKLGQVFGRVGMPSPYQTFAMADWRFVLIDGNEVSLFAPPPGDPRRTAAETWIETLKSQGADNAHPWNAALGDVQFAWLEETLRKAEAAGEQVVVMGHYPVYPPNAHNMWDSQRIVDLFGRFKNVGAYFCGHNHDGNYGLADGTHFVNIKGMVETPDTTAYAIVEIHADRMAIRGYGRETDRTLQLETIMPRLVVAASR, from the coding sequence ATGCACGCAGACACATCACCTCTCCTCCGCTTCGGCGTCATCGCCGACCCGCAATATGCCGCTGTGGAACCGAACCTCGTCCTCGGCCGCTATTATGCCAACAGCCTGACGAAGCTCGCCGAAGCGATCGAGACCTTCAACGCCGAAGACCTCGCCTTCGTGGTGACGCTCGGTGATATCATCGATCGAGGCTGGCAGAGCTTCGATGCGATCCTGCCGCTCTACGACAAGCTTCGTCATCCCAAGCATTTTCTGCTCGGCAATCATGATTTCGGCGTCGATCCGGAGAAGCTCGGGCAGGTTTTCGGCCGGGTCGGCATGCCCTCGCCCTATCAGACATTTGCGATGGCCGACTGGCGGTTCGTGTTGATCGACGGCAACGAGGTCAGCCTTTTCGCCCCGCCACCCGGCGACCCGCGGCGAACCGCAGCCGAGACGTGGATCGAGACGCTGAAATCGCAAGGGGCCGATAACGCCCATCCCTGGAATGCCGCGCTCGGCGACGTGCAGTTCGCCTGGCTGGAGGAGACGCTGCGCAAGGCGGAGGCTGCCGGCGAGCAGGTGGTCGTCATGGGCCACTACCCGGTCTATCCGCCGAACGCCCACAACATGTGGGACAGCCAGCGCATCGTCGATCTCTTCGGTCGTTTCAAAAACGTCGGCGCCTATTTCTGCGGTCACAACCACGACGGCAATTACGGCCTCGCCGACGGCACTCATTTCGTCAATATCAAGGGCATGGTCGAGACGCCGGATACGACAGCCTATGCGATCGTCGAGATCCATGCGGACAGAATGGCAATCCGCGGCTACGGCCGCGAAACGGATCGAACCCTGCAGTTGGAGACGATCATGCCCCGCCTGGTTGTGGCCGCCAGCCGCTGA
- a CDS encoding GNAT family N-acetyltransferase — translation MIRHLDQDDVEIFRRIRLEALQREPQAFASTAADWARLSTAEWQARLAANTVFVALDGGEPVGMMGLMRQRSSRMAHRATIIMVYVRREARGSGVARELLAHLTDHARSTGIRMLELVARADNETAIRFYRREEFHEIGRVPGGLLDGEEEVDEILMARHIDGRAAPARHRKECPDESHVLRRL, via the coding sequence ATCATCAGGCATCTTGATCAGGACGACGTGGAAATTTTCCGCCGCATACGGCTGGAGGCGCTGCAGCGCGAGCCGCAAGCCTTCGCTTCCACCGCGGCGGATTGGGCGCGGCTGTCGACGGCGGAATGGCAGGCAAGGCTCGCCGCAAACACCGTCTTCGTCGCGCTCGACGGGGGTGAGCCTGTCGGCATGATGGGACTCATGCGCCAGCGCTCCAGCCGGATGGCGCACCGTGCCACCATCATCATGGTCTATGTGCGCCGCGAGGCGCGCGGTTCCGGCGTGGCGCGCGAGCTTCTTGCACACCTGACCGACCATGCCCGCTCGACCGGCATCCGGATGTTGGAGCTCGTCGCCCGCGCCGACAACGAGACGGCCATCCGCTTCTACAGGCGCGAAGAGTTCCACGAAATCGGGCGCGTTCCAGGTGGCCTGCTCGACGGCGAGGAAGAGGTCGACGAAATTCTGATGGCGCGGCACATAGACGGTCGCGCCGCACCGGCCAGACATCGCAAGGAGTGCCCCGATGAAAGCCATGTACTACGACGCCTTTGA
- a CDS encoding branched-chain amino acid aminotransferase, giving the protein MAVDTSPRSVTWTYVDGEWLSGNPPLIGPTSHAMWLGSTVFDGARFFDGIAPDLDLHCQRVNRSATALGLKPTVKPEEIEALTWEGAKKFDGQTALYVKPMYWAEHGAAGMVAIDPESTRFALCLFEAPMGNGHGGSSLTLSPFRRPTLESMPTDAKAGCLYPNNARILTEARSRGFDNALVRDMLGNIAETGSSNVFLVKDGVVFTPAANRTFLAGITRFRVMTLLREAGFEVVEATLSMADFEAADEIFTSGNYSKVLPVTRLDDRDLQAGPVAAKARDLYMDWAHSSQDA; this is encoded by the coding sequence ATGGCCGTCGATACATCCCCCCGCTCAGTGACCTGGACCTATGTCGACGGCGAATGGCTGTCCGGCAATCCGCCGCTGATCGGCCCGACCTCCCATGCCATGTGGCTGGGCTCGACCGTGTTCGACGGCGCCCGCTTCTTCGACGGCATCGCGCCGGACCTCGACCTGCATTGCCAGCGCGTCAACCGCTCGGCAACGGCGCTCGGACTGAAGCCGACCGTGAAGCCGGAAGAGATCGAGGCCTTGACCTGGGAAGGCGCCAAGAAATTCGACGGCCAGACCGCGCTCTACGTCAAGCCGATGTATTGGGCCGAGCATGGTGCGGCCGGGATGGTCGCCATCGATCCGGAATCGACCCGCTTTGCGCTTTGCCTGTTCGAGGCGCCGATGGGTAACGGCCATGGCGGCTCGTCTCTGACCCTGTCGCCGTTCCGCCGGCCGACGCTCGAATCCATGCCGACCGATGCCAAGGCCGGCTGCCTCTATCCCAACAATGCCCGCATCCTGACCGAGGCGCGGTCGCGCGGCTTCGACAATGCGCTGGTGCGCGATATGCTCGGCAACATCGCCGAAACCGGCTCGTCCAACGTCTTCCTGGTCAAGGATGGCGTCGTGTTCACGCCGGCCGCCAACCGCACCTTCCTTGCCGGCATCACCCGCTTCCGCGTCATGACGCTGTTGCGCGAAGCCGGTTTCGAGGTTGTCGAGGCGACGTTGTCGATGGCCGATTTCGAGGCTGCCGATGAGATCTTCACCTCCGGCAACTATTCCAAGGTCCTGCCGGTCACCCGCCTTGACGACCGTGACCTGCAGGCCGGACCGGTCGCCGCCAAGGCACGCGATCTCTACATGGATTGGGCCCATTCGAGCCAGGACGCCTAA
- the bla gene encoding class A beta-lactamase — MPLLINRRQLLVGSALIYPAIALGPAAKAATGGDVDTRLAELEKRTGGRLGVSVLDMETNVSFGRRESERFAMCSSFKTLAAGFALARADQGAEKLDRRIVVAQKDIVAHSPVTEKHVGGEGMTIAELCAATLTTSDNAAANLLLENFGGPPALTAWLRTIGDETTRLDRNEPALNEAKVGDPRDTTTPAAMLETLGNLAFGPVLAEASRKLLIEWMVANTTGDLRIRAGLPKAWKVGDKTGTNGNGAASDIAIVWPEGRGPLLIAVYIAEATAPLAELNTVFADVGRMAAEMV; from the coding sequence GTGCCGCTGCTCATCAATCGCCGCCAATTGCTCGTCGGCTCCGCGCTGATCTATCCGGCAATCGCCCTCGGCCCGGCCGCAAAAGCCGCCACCGGCGGCGATGTCGATACACGCCTTGCCGAACTCGAAAAGCGCACGGGCGGACGGCTTGGCGTTTCCGTTCTCGATATGGAAACCAACGTGTCGTTCGGCCGCCGCGAGAGCGAGCGTTTCGCCATGTGCTCGAGCTTCAAGACGCTGGCGGCGGGATTCGCGCTCGCCCGTGCGGATCAGGGCGCCGAAAAGCTTGATCGCCGTATCGTCGTTGCGCAGAAGGATATCGTCGCCCATTCGCCGGTAACCGAGAAGCATGTCGGCGGCGAGGGCATGACGATCGCCGAACTCTGTGCCGCGACGTTGACGACAAGCGACAACGCGGCGGCAAACCTTTTGCTGGAAAATTTCGGCGGTCCGCCGGCGCTGACCGCCTGGTTGCGCACGATCGGCGATGAGACCACGCGCCTCGACCGGAACGAGCCCGCACTCAACGAGGCGAAAGTGGGTGACCCACGCGACACGACCACGCCTGCCGCAATGCTGGAGACGCTCGGCAATCTTGCTTTCGGCCCCGTGCTGGCGGAAGCGTCGCGCAAGCTGTTGATCGAGTGGATGGTCGCCAATACCACTGGCGACCTGCGCATCCGCGCCGGCCTGCCGAAGGCCTGGAAGGTCGGCGACAAGACGGGAACCAACGGCAACGGCGCCGCGTCTGACATCGCCATCGTTTGGCCCGAGGGTAGGGGACCGCTCCTGATCGCGGTCTACATCGCTGAGGCGACGGCGCCGCTGGCTGAGCTGAACACCGTCTTTGCCGATGTCGGCCGGATGGCGGCGGAGATGGTCTAA
- a CDS encoding superoxide dismutase has translation MAFELPNLPYDYDALAPYMSRETLEYHHDKHHLAYVTNGNKLAEEAGLSDLSLEEVVKKSYGTNQPLFNNAGQHYNHIHFWKWMKKGGGGTSLPGKLDAAIKSDLGGYDKFRADFIAAGTGQFGSGWAWLSVKNGKLEISKTPNGENPLVHGASPILGVDVWEHSYYIDYRNARPKYLEAFVDSLINWDYVLEMYEAASK, from the coding sequence ATGGCTTTCGAATTGCCGAACCTTCCCTATGACTACGATGCGCTGGCGCCCTACATGTCGCGCGAGACGCTCGAGTACCACCACGACAAGCACCACCTCGCTTACGTGACCAACGGCAACAAGCTTGCCGAGGAAGCCGGTCTCTCCGACCTCTCGCTCGAGGAAGTCGTCAAGAAGTCCTATGGCACCAACCAGCCGCTGTTCAACAATGCCGGCCAGCACTACAACCACATCCACTTCTGGAAGTGGATGAAGAAGGGCGGCGGCGGCACCAGCCTGCCGGGCAAGCTCGACGCAGCCATCAAGTCGGATCTCGGCGGCTACGACAAGTTCCGTGCCGATTTCATCGCGGCTGGCACCGGCCAGTTTGGTTCGGGCTGGGCATGGCTTTCGGTCAAGAACGGCAAGCTCGAAATCTCCAAGACCCCGAACGGCGAGAACCCGCTCGTTCACGGCGCTTCGCCGATCCTCGGCGTCGACGTCTGGGAACATTCCTATTACATCGACTATCGCAACGCGCGCCCGAAGTACCTCGAAGCGTTCGTCGACAGCCTGATCAACTGGGATTACGTACTCGAAATGTACGAAGCGGCTTCCAAGTAA
- a CDS encoding DJ-1/PfpI family protein, which produces MRLAIVLHEGFADWECALLMATARAHLGVDIDVATLDGAAVTSMGGLDVSAHLSIDALDPAGFDGLVICGGAIWGTADAPDLSTTIRSFHRQERLVAAICGGVDALASSGILDATDHTGNSADSLASLRGYHGHGSYRDQPQALSHNRVVTAAGTAPVTFAVEIFRALGLGSPELDGYAALYGREHAAATTAA; this is translated from the coding sequence ATGCGGCTTGCAATCGTGCTTCATGAAGGGTTTGCGGATTGGGAATGCGCGTTGTTGATGGCGACGGCGCGCGCTCACCTCGGCGTCGATATCGACGTCGCCACCCTGGACGGCGCGGCAGTCACGTCGATGGGCGGGCTCGACGTCTCCGCGCATCTGTCGATCGACGCGCTCGACCCCGCGGGCTTCGATGGCCTGGTGATCTGCGGCGGCGCGATCTGGGGAACCGCCGACGCCCCCGACCTCTCCACCACGATCCGCTCCTTCCATCGGCAGGAACGGCTGGTCGCCGCCATCTGCGGCGGCGTCGATGCGCTGGCGTCGAGCGGAATTCTCGACGCCACGGATCACACCGGAAACAGCGCGGACAGCCTTGCGTCACTCCGCGGCTATCACGGACACGGCTCCTATCGCGATCAGCCGCAGGCTCTCAGCCACAACCGTGTGGTCACGGCTGCCGGCACGGCGCCGGTCACCTTTGCGGTCGAGATCTTTCGCGCGCTCGGTCTCGGCTCGCCCGAACTCGACGGCTATGCAGCGCTTTATGGCCGGGAACATGCGGCAGCAACGACAGCCGCATGA
- a CDS encoding alpha/beta fold hydrolase, translated as MTTTSSSLPETGSLRAGPFELGYRIEGSGMPLLVIGSAAYYPSTFSKQLRQRTKLHFIDHRGFAPAHASYTRDDIGFDVVLDDIEWMRRHLGLDRFAVLGHSGHGYMALEYAKRHPQNISHVIMVGTGPSHSAAHTALADRRWEELVAPERKAIFEREMAELGTDIAARPEERFKSLLIRLGAKSWHLPAFDAAPLWRDVTVNNPVFDHLWGEVFRDIDIRDGLDRLAMPVLLALGQCDYLVAPAETWDAYRRDFPDLTVRMFEKSGHTPQLEESDLFDETLLALLAR; from the coding sequence ATGACAACGACCAGTTCATCCCTGCCTGAAACCGGTAGCCTGCGCGCCGGTCCGTTCGAGCTCGGCTATCGCATCGAGGGCAGCGGCATGCCGCTGCTCGTCATTGGCAGCGCCGCCTACTATCCCAGTACCTTCTCGAAGCAACTGCGCCAGCGGACAAAGCTCCATTTCATCGATCACCGCGGCTTCGCGCCGGCGCATGCGTCCTACACGCGCGATGATATCGGCTTCGACGTGGTCCTCGACGATATCGAGTGGATGCGCCGGCATCTCGGTCTCGATCGCTTCGCCGTCCTCGGGCACTCCGGCCACGGCTACATGGCGCTCGAATACGCCAAACGCCATCCCCAGAATATCAGCCACGTGATCATGGTCGGCACCGGACCGAGCCATTCCGCCGCGCATACGGCGCTTGCCGATCGCCGGTGGGAGGAGCTGGTCGCGCCGGAGCGCAAGGCGATCTTCGAGCGCGAGATGGCCGAACTTGGCACCGATATCGCCGCCCGACCGGAGGAGCGGTTCAAGTCGCTGCTCATCCGTCTTGGCGCCAAGAGCTGGCATCTACCCGCCTTCGACGCGGCACCGCTATGGCGTGATGTCACCGTCAACAATCCCGTCTTCGACCATCTCTGGGGCGAAGTGTTTCGCGACATCGATATTCGGGACGGGCTCGACCGGCTTGCGATGCCGGTGCTCTTGGCACTCGGGCAATGCGATTATCTCGTTGCGCCGGCCGAGACCTGGGACGCCTATCGCCGGGACTTTCCGGATCTGACGGTCCGCATGTTCGAAAAAAGCGGCCACACACCGCAGCTTGAGGAAAGCGATCTCTTCGACGAGACGCTGCTTGCCCTTCTCGCACGCTAA